The following proteins are encoded in a genomic region of Primulina huaijiensis isolate GDHJ02 chromosome 3, ASM1229523v2, whole genome shotgun sequence:
- the LOC140973467 gene encoding ADP,ATP carrier protein, mitochondrial-like, translated as MADNHQHPTIIQKVANQLHLSSSFSQDVQARYGGFQRPVMYQRRFSNDTYTNAGLQYPMTCQGSQKLSLISANASPVFVQAPSEKGLAGFAIDFLMGGVSAAVSKTAAAPIERVKLLIQNQDEMIKSGRLSEPYKGIGDCFKRTMQDEGAVALWRGNTANVIRYFPTQALNFAFKDYFKRLFNFKKDRDGYWKWFAGNLVSGGAAGASSLLFVYSLDYARTRLANDAKAAKKGGERQFNGLVDVYRKTLKSDGVAGLYRGFNISCVGIIVYRGLYFGMYDSLKPVVLTGSLQDSFFASFALGWLITNGAGLASYPIDTVRRRMMMTSGEAVKYKSSMDAFAQILKNEGAKSLFKGAGANILRAVAGAGVLAGYDKLQMIVFGKKYGSGGG; from the exons ATGGCCGATAATCATCAACACCCAACTATCATCCAGAAGGTGGCTAACCAGCTACATCTTAGTTCCAGTTTTTCCCAGGATGTTCAAGCTCGATACGGGGGATTCCAAAGGCCTGTCATGTATCAAAGGCGATTTTCCAATGACACTTATACTAATGCAGGATTACAGTATCCTATGACTTGTCAAGGGTCCCAGAAGCTGTCATTGATTTCTGCAAATGCTTCGCCAGTGTTTGTTCAGGCTCCTTCAGAGAAAGGCTTAGCTGGCTTTGCTATTGACTTTCTCATGGGTGGAGTTTCGGCCGCTGTGTCTAAAACTGCTGCCGCCCCCATTGAGCGTGTGAAGCTTTTGATCCAGAATCAAGATGAAATGATCAAGTCAGGCAGGCTATCGGAACCATACAAGGGTATTGGAGACTGTTTCAAAAGAACCATGCAGGATGAAGGAGCTGTGGCATTGTGGAGAGGAAACACTGCTAATGTCATTCGTTACTTCCCCACTCAG GCTTTGAACTTTGCTTTCAAGGACTACTTTAAGAGACTATTCAACTTCAAGAAAGATCGAGATGGCTACTGGAAATGGTTTGCGGGCAACCTTGTATCTGGTGGTGCCGCTGGTGCTTCCTCACTGCTCTTTGTCTACTCCTTGGATTATGCTCGAACTCGTCTCGCCAATGATGCCAAGGCTGCAAAGAAGGGAGGCGAAAGGCAATTTAATGGTTTGGTTGATGTTTATAGAAAGACCCTGAAATCTGATGGTGTTGCTGGTCTTTACCGTGGATTCAATATCTCTTGTGTCGGCATTATTGTGTATCGCGGTCTGTATTTTGGAATGTACGATTCATTGAAGCCTGTAGTCCTGACTGGATCCTTGCAG GATAGTTTCTTTGCCAGCTTTGCACTTGGTTGGCTCATCACAAATGGTGCTGGACTTGCCTCTTACCCTATTGACACCGTACGTAGAAGAATGATGATGACGTCTGGCGAAGCCGTGAAATACAAGAGCTCTATGGATGCGTTTGCTCAAATTCTTAAGAACGAGGGCGCTAAATCTTTATTCAAGGGTGCCGGTGCAAACATCCTTCGTGCCGTAGCTGGTGCTGGTGTGCTTGCAGGTTATGACAAGCTTCAGATGATTGTCTTTGGAAAGAAATATGGCTCTGGTGGAGGTTAA